A genomic segment from Gilvibacter sp. SZ-19 encodes:
- a CDS encoding sugar transferase, translated as MKVYVLFIKPIADILVASLVFVVLLPIFFVLTIGLLIANNGKPFFIQIRPGKSERLFKILKFKTMNDKKDADGELLPDVDRLTPIGKFVRKTSLDEIPQLLNVINGDMSLVGPRPLLPEYLPLYNSSQKKRHEVKPGITGWAQVNGRNAISWDEKLALDSWYVQNISMGLDIKILVKTVFKVLASKDINPKEKPTIEKFTGSPES; from the coding sequence ATGAAAGTATATGTTCTTTTTATAAAACCGATCGCGGATATCCTAGTCGCTAGTTTGGTCTTTGTGGTTTTATTACCCATTTTCTTTGTACTCACTATAGGTCTTTTAATAGCTAACAACGGAAAGCCATTTTTTATTCAAATACGCCCGGGAAAATCGGAACGCCTATTCAAAATTCTCAAGTTCAAAACGATGAATGACAAGAAAGATGCCGATGGAGAGCTGCTACCGGATGTTGATCGCCTGACACCAATAGGCAAATTTGTGCGTAAGACCTCCTTGGATGAGATCCCGCAATTGCTTAATGTCATTAATGGTGATATGAGTTTGGTGGGGCCACGACCGCTTTTGCCTGAATACCTCCCGCTTTATAATAGTTCTCAAAAGAAGCGCCATGAGGTTAAACCCGGGATCACTGGATGGGCTCAAGTCAATGGTCGCAATGCTATTAGTTGGGATGAGAAACTGGCTTTAGACAGTTGGTATGTGCAAAACATTTCAATGGGCTTGGATATTAAAATTTTGGTTAAAACGGTTTTTAAAGTGCTTGCTTCTAAGGACATAAATCCGAAAGAAAAGCCAACCATAGAAAAATTTACAGGATCTCCAGAATCATGA